A single genomic interval of Buteo buteo chromosome 20, bButBut1.hap1.1, whole genome shotgun sequence harbors:
- the ALDH5A1 gene encoding succinate-semialdehyde dehydrogenase, mitochondrial gives MASLLWRRAAAAAARRRLLLLHPPAPAARRGSWGLPAALVRRGGLVGGRWLETPASFPVQNPASGEELGRVADCGAAEARAAVRAAHEAGAAWGRLPAKERSVCLRRWYELMMENKEELARIITAENGKPLKEAEGEILYSASFLEWFAEEARRIYGDVIPASAKDRRILVLKQPVGVAAIITPWNFPSAMITRKVGAALAAGCTVVVKPAEDTPLSALALGELANQAGIPAGVYNVVPCSRQQTPAVGEVLCTDPLVAKISFTGSTATGKILLKHAAGTVKRVSMELGGHAPFIVFDSANVDRAVAGALASKYRNSGQTCVCTNRFLVQKGIHDKFVEKFAEAIKRELHVGSGFDAKTTQGPLINEKAVEKVERHISDAVSQGASIVTGGKRHSLGKNFFEPTLLSNVTTKMLCTQEETFGPLAPVIKFETEAEAVAIANAADVGLAGYFYSQDPAQIWRVAEQLEVGMVGVNEGIVSSVESPFGGVKQSGLGREGSKYGIDEYLEIKYVCFGGL, from the exons ATGGCGAGCCTCCTGTGGCggcgggccgccgccgccgccgcccgccgccgcctcctcctccttcacccgCCGgctccggcggcgcggcgcggcagcTGGGGGTTGCCCGCCGCTCTGGTACGCCGGGGCGGCCTGGTGGGCGGCCGCTGGCTGGAGACGCCCGCCTCTTTCCCCGTACAGAACCCGGCCAGCGGCGAGGAACTGGGCCGGGTGGCCGACTGCGGGGCGGCTGAGGCGAGGGCGGCGGTGAGGGCCGCGCACGAAGCCGGCGCCGCTTGGGGCCGCCTTCCCGCCAAG GAGAGGAGCGTGTGCCTCCGCAGGTGGTACGAGCTGATGATGGAGAACAAGGAGGAGCTGGCGAGGATCATCACGGCCGAGAAC GGGAAGCCTCTGAAAGAAGCAGAGGGTGAAATCCTGTATTCTGCCTCGTTTCTGGAGTGGTTTGCGGAGGAAGCTCGCCGGATTTATGGTGATGTCATTCCAGCATCTGCAAAAGACAGAAGAATCCTGGTGCTGAAGCAGCCAGTAGGAGTGGCGGCCATTATAACCCCA TGGAATTTTCCCAGCGCTATGATTACCCGGAAGGTTGGTGCGGCTCTGGCAGCTGGCTGTACGGTGGTAGTGAAACCTGCAGAGGACACACCTTTATCAGCATTAGCTCTTGGGGAG CTTGCAAACCAGGCTGGAATTCCAGCGGGAGTGTATAATGTTGTTCCTTGTTCCAGACAGCAGACACCAGCTGTAGGGGAAGTTCTGTGCACTGATCCATTGGTAGCCAAAATATCTTTTACTGGCTCTACAGCAACAGGAAAG ATACTGCTGAAACATGCAGCTGGCACTGTGAAGCGAGTTTCCATGGAGCTTGGAGGACATGCTCCTTTTATAGTGTTTGACAGTGCCAATGTGGACCGTGCTGTTGCAGGAGCCCTTGCTTCTAAGTATAGAAATTCGGGGCAG accTGTGTTTGTACAAACCGTTTCCTGGTGCAAAAGGGAATCCATGACAAATTTGTGGAAAAGTTTGCTGAAGCTATAAAGAGAGAACTACACGTTGGAAGTGGGTTTGATGCAAAAACTACCCAAGGGCCACTAATTAATGAAAAAGCAGTGGAGAAG GTAGAGAGACACATTAGTGATGCAGTTTCCCAAGGAGCATCTATTGTGACTGGAGGGAAACGACACAGCTTGGGGAAGAATTTCTTTGAGCCAACATTACTTAGTAATGTTAcaacaaaaatgctttgcacCCAAGAGGAGACATTTGGCCCTTTAGCACCAGTTATCAA ATTTGAGACTGAAGCAGAAGCTGTTGCTATAGCAAATGCAGCTGATGTGGGTTTAGCAG GGTATTTCTACTCCCAAGATCCAGCTCAGATCTGGAGAGTTGCAGAACAGCTGGAAGTTGGAATGGTTGGTGTTAATGAAGGCATAGTTTCCTCAGTGGAGAGTCCTTTTGGCGGGGTAAAACAGTCTGGCTTGGGGCGAGAAGGTTCAAAATATGGCATCGATGAATACTTAGAAATAAAGTATGTCTGCTTTGGAGGCTTataa